In Providencia zhijiangensis, a single window of DNA contains:
- a CDS encoding HAD family hydrolase, which yields MQNPSTQTKLAIFDLDDTLIRGDSSVLWTQYLWDKKIITDPRFVEADKEMMAQYNAGNLDMVTYLKFSLQTLDGIKTEQVDEWLDDFVDTIIIPRIYPNALSTVASYRSQGIPIIVISATVTFIVKKVADRLGADVTMGIDIKRSNGCYTTEVDGIPTFKEGKVKRLTQWISHQPITDAYIYFYTDSANDLPMCHFADETFIVNGDPRLLQAANENHWPQYSWSL from the coding sequence ATGCAAAACCCATCTACACAAACCAAATTAGCGATTTTTGATCTCGATGACACCCTGATCCGTGGCGATAGCAGCGTACTTTGGACGCAATATTTATGGGATAAGAAAATCATTACCGACCCGCGTTTTGTCGAAGCCGATAAAGAGATGATGGCACAATACAACGCGGGCAATTTGGATATGGTGACTTACTTAAAGTTTAGTTTGCAGACCCTTGATGGCATCAAGACAGAGCAAGTCGATGAGTGGTTAGATGATTTTGTGGATACCATTATTATTCCGCGCATTTACCCTAACGCATTAAGCACCGTCGCCTCATATCGATCTCAAGGGATCCCGATCATTGTGATCTCCGCAACGGTTACCTTTATCGTGAAGAAGGTAGCGGATCGCCTTGGCGCCGATGTCACGATGGGTATTGATATTAAGCGTTCAAATGGCTGTTACACCACCGAAGTCGATGGCATCCCGACCTTCAAAGAGGGCAAAGTTAAGCGTTTAACTCAGTGGATTTCCCACCAGCCCATCACCGATGCGTATATTTATTTCTACACCGATTCCGCCAATGACCTACCAATGTGTCATTTCGCCGATGAGACGTTTATCGTCAACGGTGACCCGCGCCTGCTCCAAGCCGCCAACGAAAATCACTGGCCGCAATATTCGTGGAGTTTGTAA
- a CDS encoding YjaG family protein, whose protein sequence is MLRNPIHLRLEKLESWQHMTFMASLCERMYPNYQMFCQQTEFADAKVYRAILDLVWETLVIKDSKVNFDNQLEKLEEIIPVADDFDMYGVYPAIDACIALGELIHAKLSGETLEHAILVSEASIRTVAMLEMTQAGREMTDEELKVVPAVEEEWDIQWDIFRLLAACEERDLELIKGLKSDLREAGVSNIGITVA, encoded by the coding sequence ATGTTAAGAAATCCTATTCATTTGAGGTTAGAGAAACTAGAAAGCTGGCAGCATATGACCTTCATGGCATCCCTGTGCGAGAGAATGTATCCTAATTATCAAATGTTTTGCCAGCAAACTGAATTTGCTGATGCGAAGGTTTATCGTGCCATCCTTGATTTAGTTTGGGAAACCTTGGTTATCAAAGATAGCAAAGTCAATTTCGACAATCAGTTAGAGAAGTTAGAAGAAATTATTCCAGTCGCCGATGACTTCGATATGTACGGTGTTTATCCCGCTATCGACGCTTGTATTGCTTTAGGTGAACTCATTCATGCAAAACTGAGTGGTGAAACCCTTGAGCACGCAATCTTAGTCAGTGAAGCATCGATTCGTACTGTTGCTATGCTTGAAATGACTCAAGCAGGGCGTGAAATGACCGATGAAGAGCTAAAAGTGGTGCCTGCTGTGGAAGAAGAGTGGGACATTCAATGGGACATTTTCCGCTTATTAGCCGCTTGCGAAGAACGAGACTTAGAGTTAATTAAAGGATTAAAATCTGACCTCCGCGAAGCGGGTGTCAGCAATATCGGCATTACTGTCGCGTAA
- the nfi gene encoding deoxyribonuclease V (cleaves DNA at apurinic or apyrimidinic sites), translated as MAIDTQQLRQQQVELAQQVILHDEFVPPRFIGGADVGFEQDGTVTRAVIVVLSWPELQLVEYQIARIPTQLPYIPGLLSFREVPGLMAAWEKIQHKPDLVLVDGQGIAHPRRFGVACHFGLLADVATIGVAKSRLCGDVVELNAEPESVEMLKVAQEQLGWVYRSKKRCNPLYLSPGHKVSFISSLEWVKRCIQGYRLPEPTRFADGIASNRTFFKRMNEKIG; from the coding sequence ATGGCAATTGATACTCAGCAGTTGCGACAACAGCAGGTAGAGCTAGCTCAACAAGTCATTTTGCACGACGAGTTTGTCCCGCCGCGTTTTATTGGTGGTGCGGATGTCGGTTTTGAGCAAGACGGTACTGTGACTCGCGCGGTGATTGTGGTGCTTTCATGGCCTGAGCTGCAATTGGTGGAGTATCAAATAGCACGGATCCCAACTCAATTACCCTATATACCCGGGTTGCTCTCGTTTCGTGAAGTCCCAGGATTAATGGCTGCGTGGGAAAAAATCCAACACAAGCCCGACTTAGTGCTGGTGGATGGTCAAGGTATTGCTCATCCGCGGCGTTTTGGGGTGGCTTGTCATTTTGGATTATTGGCTGATGTAGCGACGATAGGGGTAGCAAAAAGCCGTTTATGTGGTGATGTTGTCGAACTCAATGCTGAACCTGAAAGTGTCGAAATGTTGAAAGTGGCTCAAGAGCAATTAGGGTGGGTTTATCGCAGTAAGAAACGCTGTAATCCTTTATATCTTTCTCCGGGTCACAAAGTCAGTTTTATTTCCTCGCTAGAGTGGGTAAAACGGTGTATTCAGGGGTATAGATTGCCAGAACCGACCCGTTTTGCTGATGGAATCGCTTCGAATCGCACATTTTTTAAGCGAATGAATGAGAAAATTGGCTAA
- a CDS encoding DUF1481 domain-containing protein, which translates to MKLPLLFIRQRLLVLGAVSILSACSSNSPRLPEFSASGFIADEGVIRMWRLNDAKSQPLVLMVVYSPYKRTDTSVNFFEYRDGKLWQIRSQVLNQGDNNITEQLRFSKDNEIVFMQRAQNNIKTPLSSDEINRWRFEADRILNINTALIVGGVELHQGYWKQGKITTCDGEKRDVTFEPYAQKWLDDRAKVWTKELNLAWLESPEGSQLLMVADTNFCSWQPSKDSL; encoded by the coding sequence ATGAAGTTACCCCTTTTGTTTATTCGCCAAAGGTTGCTGGTGTTGGGAGCAGTCTCAATACTAAGCGCCTGTTCTTCTAATTCGCCTCGACTCCCTGAGTTTAGTGCCAGCGGATTTATTGCCGATGAAGGCGTAATTCGAATGTGGAGACTGAATGATGCGAAGAGTCAGCCGTTGGTCTTAATGGTGGTGTATAGCCCCTATAAACGAACCGACACCTCCGTCAATTTCTTTGAATATCGTGATGGCAAATTGTGGCAGATCCGCAGCCAAGTCCTCAATCAAGGGGATAACAACATCACGGAACAACTGCGCTTTAGTAAAGATAATGAAATTGTGTTTATGCAGCGCGCGCAAAATAATATCAAAACCCCGCTTTCCTCTGATGAAATTAATCGTTGGCGCTTTGAAGCTGACCGTATCTTGAATATTAATACCGCACTGATTGTGGGTGGCGTAGAGCTACATCAAGGGTATTGGAAGCAAGGTAAAATCACCACTTGTGATGGTGAAAAGCGCGATGTTACTTTCGAACCGTATGCACAGAAATGGCTAGATGATAGAGCCAAAGTCTGGACGAAAGAGCTGAATTTGGCGTGGCTGGAGTCACCAGAGGGAAGTCAGCTTTTGATGGTGGCGGATACCAACTTCTGCAGTTGGCAACCTTCTAAAGATTCGCTCTAA
- a CDS encoding ABC transporter substrate-binding protein, producing the protein MKAIVPAILLSLSASQMAFAADSDLTQLIEAAKKEGQVYSVGMPDTWANWKGTWQDLSTEYGLKHQDTDMSSAQEIAKFAAEKNNATADIGDVGASFGPVAVQKGVTQPYKPTTWSQVPDWAKDKDGHWALAYTGTIAFMINKDLVKDAPKSWDDLLKGKYKVTVGDVGIAAQANNAVLAAAFARGGDENNLKPAIEFFGELAKQKRLSVNDPTVANIEKGEVEVGILWDFNALNYRDQINRDRFIVVIPSDGSVISGYTTIINKFAKNPNAAKLAREFIFSDKGQINLAEGYARPIRAQYLTLPADIQAKLLPDEQYKNVHPIKDAEGWEKSSRNLPKMWQQQVLIHQQ; encoded by the coding sequence ATGAAAGCTATCGTACCTGCAATTTTACTGTCACTCAGCGCTTCTCAAATGGCATTTGCGGCTGACAGCGATTTAACCCAACTTATCGAAGCTGCAAAGAAAGAAGGCCAAGTTTATAGCGTCGGGATGCCTGATACATGGGCGAACTGGAAAGGCACATGGCAGGATTTATCGACAGAATACGGTTTAAAGCATCAAGATACAGACATGAGCTCTGCGCAGGAAATTGCAAAGTTTGCCGCTGAAAAAAATAACGCCACCGCAGATATCGGTGATGTCGGCGCATCTTTCGGCCCTGTTGCTGTGCAAAAAGGCGTGACTCAGCCGTACAAACCGACCACTTGGTCACAAGTGCCGGATTGGGCAAAAGATAAAGACGGTCATTGGGCGCTGGCTTATACCGGCACTATCGCGTTTATGATCAATAAAGACTTAGTCAAAGACGCACCAAAAAGCTGGGATGATTTACTTAAAGGAAAATACAAAGTCACCGTTGGGGATGTAGGCATTGCTGCACAAGCCAACAACGCCGTATTGGCTGCCGCTTTTGCACGTGGTGGTGATGAAAATAACCTGAAGCCTGCCATTGAATTCTTTGGCGAATTAGCAAAACAGAAGCGTTTATCCGTCAATGACCCAACGGTTGCCAACATCGAAAAAGGCGAAGTGGAAGTGGGCATTTTATGGGACTTCAACGCACTGAACTACCGTGACCAAATCAACCGCGACCGCTTTATTGTGGTGATCCCATCCGATGGCAGCGTTATCTCCGGCTACACCACCATCATCAATAAATTTGCTAAAAACCCAAATGCCGCGAAATTAGCCCGCGAGTTTATTTTCAGTGATAAAGGACAAATCAATCTTGCAGAAGGTTATGCGCGCCCAATTCGTGCTCAATACCTGACACTGCCTGCGGATATCCAAGCCAAATTACTGCCAGATGAGCAATACAAAAATGTTCACCCGATTAAAGATGCTGAAGGCTGGGAAAAGTCATCACGCAACTTACCGAAAATGTGGCAGCAGCAAGTATTAATTCACCAGCAATAA
- a CDS encoding ABC transporter ATP-binding protein, giving the protein MSYVIAENLTKSFGQNQVFSDIQFTIEQGEFITLLGPSGCGKSTLLRCIAGLEQPDSGELYINRQNITQQPAQQRGVGMVFQSYALFPNMTVAENIAFGLKMRKMPATERDKAVAEVIDMVELQGKENQYPHQLSGGQRQRVALARALVMKPQILLLDEPLSALDARIRKHLRQQIREIQRELKLTTIFVTHDQDEAMIMSDRIFLMNKGSIIQSDTAENIYTQPATEFVARFMGHYNLVDAEKANGMLGVNLQGTLAIRPESIYVREVGRQYGNHISAPVDAVILDHQLLGNIIRYSVNTPAGDMTVDLLNRSSERLFEPGTRLELMFNKNEIRALS; this is encoded by the coding sequence ATGAGCTACGTCATTGCTGAAAACCTAACAAAATCCTTTGGTCAGAACCAAGTATTCTCCGATATCCAGTTTACGATTGAGCAAGGGGAATTTATTACGCTATTGGGGCCAAGTGGCTGCGGAAAATCCACGTTACTGCGTTGTATCGCCGGGCTTGAACAACCCGACAGCGGGGAGCTGTATATCAACCGCCAGAATATCACCCAGCAGCCAGCTCAACAGCGCGGCGTGGGCATGGTATTCCAAAGCTACGCCCTCTTCCCAAACATGACGGTGGCTGAAAACATCGCGTTTGGATTGAAAATGCGTAAGATGCCCGCCACTGAGCGAGATAAAGCCGTGGCGGAAGTCATCGATATGGTGGAATTACAAGGCAAAGAAAACCAATATCCTCACCAACTTTCGGGTGGTCAACGCCAGCGTGTTGCTCTTGCTCGCGCATTGGTGATGAAGCCGCAAATTTTACTCCTTGATGAGCCGTTATCCGCCCTTGATGCCCGTATTCGTAAACATTTACGCCAGCAAATTCGTGAAATTCAGCGAGAGCTGAAGCTCACCACCATTTTCGTCACCCACGACCAAGACGAAGCGATGATTATGTCTGACCGCATCTTCTTAATGAACAAAGGCTCGATTATCCAAAGCGATACTGCGGAAAATATCTATACTCAGCCGGCTACTGAATTTGTGGCTCGATTTATGGGGCACTACAATCTGGTGGACGCTGAAAAAGCCAATGGGATGCTGGGCGTGAATTTACAAGGCACCCTAGCCATTCGCCCTGAATCCATTTATGTTCGCGAAGTGGGACGTCAATATGGCAACCATATTTCGGCGCCTGTGGATGCCGTGATCCTTGACCACCAGCTTTTAGGGAATATCATTCGCTATAGCGTGAACACGCCTGCGGGGGATATGACCGTGGACTTGCTCAACCGCTCATCTGAGCGTTTATTTGAACCAGGCACACGCCTTGAGTTAATGTTTAATAAAAATGAAATTCGAGCTCTAAGCTAG
- a CDS encoding ABC transporter permease, with product MLNPNIRSPKAPSLLFHKMVLGTVAAILALPIIATFIYSISSSWGATIMPDALSIKWYLQLWQDPRFLMAFGRSLLICFGTLLISVLVILPMTFAVFYHFPKLKGLMDLLIILPFAIPPVVSSVGLLQIFADEPFMLVGTPWILIGTYFTITLPFMYRALANSFQGINLHDLMDAAHLLGASTFKAFLMIVLPNIRKGLLVSLLISFSFLMGEFVFANILVGTRFETLQIYLFNMRQTSGHFTSALVMSYFLFTLLLTWLATRLNRAGDER from the coding sequence ATGCTAAATCCTAATATTCGTAGCCCAAAAGCACCGAGCTTACTGTTTCATAAAATGGTTCTCGGCACCGTTGCCGCCATTCTTGCGCTGCCAATTATCGCCACTTTTATTTACTCCATTTCGAGCTCATGGGGTGCGACGATTATGCCTGATGCCCTATCCATCAAGTGGTATCTACAACTGTGGCAAGATCCGCGCTTTTTAATGGCATTTGGGCGATCGCTACTGATCTGTTTTGGCACATTGCTGATCAGCGTACTGGTCATTTTGCCAATGACTTTTGCCGTTTTTTATCACTTTCCAAAACTCAAAGGGTTGATGGATTTACTGATTATTCTCCCTTTTGCGATCCCACCCGTGGTCTCTTCAGTCGGTTTACTGCAAATCTTTGCGGATGAGCCATTTATGTTGGTCGGTACCCCATGGATCTTAATTGGCACCTACTTCACTATCACGTTGCCGTTTATGTACCGCGCGCTGGCGAATAGCTTTCAAGGGATCAATCTGCATGACTTAATGGATGCCGCACACCTACTCGGCGCCAGCACCTTTAAAGCCTTTTTAATGATAGTGCTGCCAAATATCCGTAAAGGGTTATTGGTTTCTTTACTGATTTCCTTCTCATTCTTAATGGGAGAATTCGTATTCGCCAATATCTTAGTGGGAACCCGCTTCGAAACCTTGCAGATCTATCTGTTTAATATGCGCCAAACTAGTGGACACTTTACCTCTGCGCTAGTGATGTCTTACTTCCTATTTACGTTGCTGCTGACTTGGCTAGCAACGCGCTTGAATCGTGCGGGAGATGAACGATGA
- a CDS encoding HU family DNA-binding protein yields the protein MNKTELVDAIAESADLTKTQAKAALEATLSAISDSLKSGEAVQLVGFGTFKVSHRAARTGRNPQTKAEIQIPATTVPAFSAGKALKDAVK from the coding sequence ATGAACAAGACTGAATTAGTTGATGCTATCGCAGAATCAGCAGATCTGACTAAAACTCAAGCTAAAGCAGCTTTAGAAGCAACTCTGAGCGCAATTTCAGATTCTCTGAAAAGCGGCGAAGCAGTACAACTGGTCGGTTTCGGTACTTTTAAAGTTAGCCACCGTGCAGCTCGTACCGGTCGTAACCCACAAACTAAAGCAGAAATCCAAATTCCTGCAACAACTGTACCAGCATTCTCTGCCGGTAAAGCACTAAAAGACGCTGTAAAATAA
- a CDS encoding alkaline phosphatase family protein, whose protein sequence is MSEKVILVVLDGLSYSVAHQCMGYLNGLIKADRATLYKMECELPSMSRPLYECILTGIPPVQSGIVNNDVVRLSHFENIFSLAHQAGKTTAAAAYYWVSELYNHAPFEANRDRFTHDKQLPIQHGCFYQADHYPDDHLFMDAEYLRTQHDPDFLLIHPMNIDDAGHKFGFDSSQYRNAARKADIYLSHYLPMWIEQGYQIIITSDHGMNNDRSHGGILPEECTVPLLTIGSAFSHRPDVPMEQTAICGTVCQLLGAPFTDKTVCHDLLAGGR, encoded by the coding sequence ATGTCTGAAAAAGTCATACTTGTTGTTCTCGACGGTTTAAGTTATTCAGTAGCCCATCAATGTATGGGCTATCTCAATGGTCTTATCAAAGCCGATAGAGCAACACTTTATAAAATGGAGTGTGAGCTCCCATCCATGTCTCGCCCGCTGTACGAATGCATTTTGACGGGTATTCCTCCGGTTCAAAGTGGCATCGTCAACAACGATGTGGTGCGACTTTCTCACTTCGAGAACATCTTTTCATTGGCTCACCAAGCCGGAAAAACCACCGCAGCGGCAGCGTACTATTGGGTCAGTGAGCTGTATAACCACGCGCCATTTGAGGCGAACCGCGACCGATTTACCCATGATAAGCAGCTGCCGATTCAGCATGGTTGCTTCTACCAAGCAGACCACTACCCTGATGATCACCTGTTTATGGATGCAGAATATCTACGCACCCAGCACGACCCCGATTTTTTGCTGATCCACCCCATGAATATCGATGATGCAGGGCATAAGTTTGGATTTGACTCGTCCCAGTATCGCAATGCGGCTCGCAAAGCAGACATTTATTTATCCCATTACTTACCGATGTGGATAGAGCAGGGCTACCAAATCATCATCACCAGCGACCACGGGATGAATAACGACCGTAGCCACGGTGGTATTTTGCCGGAAGAGTGTACAGTTCCGCTGTTGACTATTGGTAGCGCATTCTCTCATCGCCCCGACGTTCCGATGGAACAAACGGCGATTTGTGGCACCGTTTGCCAGCTACTGGGTGCGCCATTCACAGACAAAACTGTATGCCATGATTTATTAGCAGGAGGTCGCTAA
- the nudC gene encoding NAD(+) diphosphatase, with product MNKHTLAGTESGWWFVCFAGRLWLPQGDVPRGAAQQFGLTGKLATPIGEWQGEIVWLIAEKMSSDMASPRVVASQDEGLFRLAGRGVQLAEFYRSHRYCGYCGTAMRHSSTEWACLCDHCHERYYPQIAPCIIVGIRRDDHILLAQHRRHSQNPLFTVLAGFVEVGETLEEAVAREVMEESHIKVRNIRYVSSQPWPFPHSLMMGFLADYDSGDIQVDPKELVSANWYHYNDLPLIPPGDTIARRLIEDSVVLCRQFDEDNH from the coding sequence ATGAATAAACACACATTAGCAGGAACCGAAAGCGGCTGGTGGTTTGTCTGCTTTGCGGGTCGGTTGTGGTTGCCCCAAGGTGATGTACCTAGAGGTGCTGCACAGCAGTTTGGATTAACGGGAAAACTCGCGACTCCGATCGGTGAGTGGCAAGGGGAAATTGTCTGGCTGATTGCTGAAAAAATGTCATCGGATATGGCTTCGCCTCGCGTGGTCGCTTCCCAAGATGAAGGGCTATTTCGCCTCGCAGGGCGTGGTGTACAGCTCGCGGAATTTTATCGCTCTCATCGTTACTGTGGATATTGCGGAACGGCGATGCGCCATAGTTCAACGGAATGGGCGTGCCTGTGCGACCACTGCCATGAACGTTATTATCCACAAATTGCTCCATGTATTATCGTTGGTATACGCCGCGATGATCATATTTTGCTGGCACAACACCGTCGCCATTCACAAAATCCGCTGTTCACGGTGCTGGCAGGGTTTGTGGAAGTGGGGGAAACCTTAGAAGAGGCGGTGGCTCGCGAAGTGATGGAAGAGAGCCATATAAAAGTACGCAATATTCGTTATGTCTCTTCCCAGCCTTGGCCATTCCCACACTCGCTGATGATGGGCTTTTTAGCGGATTATGATAGTGGGGACATTCAAGTGGATCCTAAAGAGTTAGTGAGCGCTAACTGGTATCACTATAATGATCTGCCGCTGATCCCGCCAGGAGATACAATAGCTCGGCGATTAATTGAAGATAGTGTGGTGCTATGTCGTCAATTTGATGAAGATAACCACTAA
- a CDS encoding ABC transporter permease gives MADIPANDQPRQQERGLTMFNKPNVHFHWRAALLIVPFIVLFCLFQIAPMIWVLFNSFVYEEAWSFENYVEIFSNDFYLQAFQNTLWLSLICSVVGLLIACVTAFSIYKMQGKVRNFMISFTTMASNFSGVPLAFAFIIILGFNGAITLQLKAWGWIDDFNIYSASGLMLLYIYFQIPLGILLLYPAFDALKPEWEDAAKTMGASKLTYWLKVGIPVISPALLGTFIILVANAVGAYASTYALTSGNYNLVTIRIASLVSGDLFLEPNMAAALSVVLIAILGFITAIHHWLLKRSYHAKS, from the coding sequence ATGGCGGATATCCCAGCCAACGACCAGCCCCGCCAGCAAGAGAGAGGCTTAACGATGTTTAACAAGCCCAATGTACATTTTCACTGGCGTGCCGCACTGTTAATCGTGCCGTTTATTGTGCTGTTTTGCCTGTTTCAAATCGCCCCGATGATTTGGGTACTCTTCAACAGTTTTGTCTACGAAGAAGCGTGGTCTTTTGAAAATTACGTTGAAATTTTCTCCAATGATTTCTACCTACAAGCGTTTCAAAACACCCTATGGCTATCGCTAATTTGTAGCGTTGTTGGTTTGCTGATCGCCTGCGTAACGGCATTTTCTATCTACAAAATGCAAGGCAAAGTGCGCAATTTCATGATTTCGTTTACCACCATGGCAAGCAACTTCAGCGGCGTCCCATTAGCTTTCGCATTTATTATTATCTTAGGTTTTAACGGGGCGATTACCCTGCAACTTAAAGCCTGGGGATGGATTGATGATTTTAATATTTACAGCGCCAGTGGCTTGATGCTGCTGTATATCTATTTCCAAATCCCGCTTGGTATTTTATTGCTTTATCCTGCATTCGATGCACTCAAGCCTGAATGGGAAGATGCAGCAAAAACCATGGGTGCCAGCAAGTTAACCTACTGGCTGAAAGTGGGTATTCCGGTCATTTCACCTGCACTGTTAGGCACATTTATTATCTTAGTTGCCAATGCTGTTGGCGCTTACGCCAGTACTTACGCACTCACCAGTGGAAACTACAATTTAGTCACTATCCGCATCGCTAGCCTTGTCTCTGGCGACCTGTTTTTAGAGCCAAATATGGCAGCCGCGCTGTCCGTTGTGCTGATTGCGATCCTCGGGTTTATCACAGCCATCCACCACTGGCTATTAAAGCGGAGCTACCATGCTAAATCCTAA
- the hemE gene encoding uroporphyrinogen decarboxylase, whose protein sequence is MTELKNDRYLRALLRQPVDVTPVWMMRQAGRYLPEYKATRAEAGDFIALCKNTELACEVTLQPLRRFPLDAAILFSDILTIPDAMGLGLYFEAGEGPRFERPVASAADVNNIPIPDPEQELGYVMDAVRAIRRALNGDVPLIGFSGSPWTLATYMVEGGSSKAFTKIKKMMYEDPKTLHLLLDKLADSVILYLNAQVRAGAQSLMIFDTWGGVLTKRDYLEFSLRYMHKIVDGLIRENDGRRVPVTLFTKGGGQWLEEMAATGCDALGLDWTTEIADARRRVGDKVALQGNMDPSMLYAPPARIEQEVQHILEGFGQGEGHVFNLGHGIHQDVAPEHAGAFVDAVHRFSRQYHQ, encoded by the coding sequence ATGACTGAGTTGAAAAATGACCGCTATCTACGTGCGTTGCTACGCCAGCCTGTAGATGTGACCCCAGTATGGATGATGCGTCAAGCAGGGCGTTACCTACCAGAATATAAAGCAACTCGTGCAGAAGCTGGTGATTTTATTGCTTTGTGTAAAAATACGGAGTTAGCGTGTGAAGTCACATTACAGCCACTTCGTCGTTTTCCATTAGACGCCGCAATTTTATTCTCTGATATTCTAACCATTCCTGATGCGATGGGGCTGGGGCTCTATTTCGAAGCTGGTGAAGGCCCTCGTTTTGAAAGACCAGTAGCCAGTGCTGCCGATGTTAATAATATTCCAATCCCTGATCCTGAACAGGAACTGGGTTATGTGATGGACGCAGTTCGTGCCATTCGCAGAGCCTTAAATGGTGATGTGCCACTGATTGGTTTCTCGGGTAGCCCGTGGACATTAGCGACCTATATGGTTGAAGGTGGCAGTAGCAAAGCGTTCACTAAAATCAAAAAAATGATGTATGAAGATCCAAAAACGCTGCATTTACTGCTGGATAAGCTGGCAGATAGCGTGATTTTGTATCTGAATGCTCAAGTGCGTGCGGGTGCTCAATCCCTGATGATTTTCGATACGTGGGGCGGCGTGTTGACTAAGCGTGATTATCTGGAATTCTCCTTGCGCTACATGCACAAAATTGTTGATGGCTTAATTCGTGAAAATGACGGTCGTCGTGTGCCTGTGACCCTGTTTACCAAAGGTGGCGGTCAGTGGTTAGAAGAGATGGCGGCAACAGGCTGTGATGCGCTAGGTTTGGATTGGACGACCGAAATTGCGGATGCTCGTCGTCGTGTTGGTGACAAAGTGGCGCTGCAAGGCAATATGGATCCTTCAATGTTATATGCGCCACCTGCGCGTATTGAGCAAGAAGTGCAGCACATTCTAGAGGGCTTTGGTCAAGGTGAAGGGCATGTCTTCAATTTAGGCCATGGTATTCATCAAGATGTAGCACCTGAACATGCGGGTGCGTTTGTGGACGCGGTTCACCGTTTCTCTCGTCAATATCACCAATAG